A single genomic interval of Saccharomyces eubayanus strain FM1318 chromosome IV, whole genome shotgun sequence harbors:
- the EXO5 gene encoding Exo5p yields MLNRAITNKYGFSFHLRRFVHSNDKSLDELSTFSLKNSHTHDVSVGDSSSVLSDSDIDKINNLAFFDYTSAPKEANTKEGTLLDEKLANVKNLFGADPENRAFVNYKLPQGLKNPYIDIQLNQLKRKRLSVTQLCTTQNWCELRNFYDFYSQNLSSQLLDLKFQIQKGKKIHKSLEDETHPELNQYNSFVQDFLPLTNLAMDIDSDMNTLLDNWCSSISRLISLFTSGGGHSREIICHGFINIQNGKLVRDLTKDGNTSEESVIISGIIDHLTFRNKRNHQVQKRTTGLDRENQSWDSILAKLLSDLPTLKSNNEIVISDIKTRSVPKMPSIESVVQSSKLQTMYYKYFLSHLSQDMTQTYHSFLINAQRRGLDVDAPIDSTKILTFILTNPLFANDMDHLLDGKPIHFAPFDNDTKKPSTFDMTAFNNLLDQGSTSFTIPTEQEEDDLEPTKCISLQDYKRFYTKWKTPITLKYFAARLSQIYYIVGNLVSNDLMIEYYYHNDNFHNTIFPYDPVKLEKHAHDVAMVWFGHRDMNPIEPVQKKFNLYCKYCDYKHVCSWKNKNELKLADLGKELQKIILDSNQH; encoded by the coding sequence TAAATatggattttcttttcatcttaGGAGGTTTGTCCACTCAAATGATAAATCTCTTGATGAACTTTCTactttctctttgaagaacaGCCACACGCATGATGTTTCCGTCGGTGATTCGAGCAGTGTTTTGAGTGATTCCGACATCGACAAGATTAATAATTTGgcattttttgattataCCAGTGCCCCCAAAGAGGCAAACACTAAGGAAGGTACGTTGTTGGATGAGAAACTAGCCAATGTCAAAAACTTGTTCGGAGCAGACCCTGAAAATCGGGCATTTGTCAATTACAAGCTCCCTCAAGGCTTAAAAAATCCCTACATTGATATTCAGTTGAACCAattaaaaaggaaaaggctATCTGTCACACAGTTATGTACCACCCAAAACTGGTGTGAATTAAGAAACTTTTACGATTTTTACTCCCAAAATTTGTCTAGTCAGCTACTAGATTTGAAGTTCCAGATCCAGAAGGGTAAGAAGATTCATAAGTCACTGGAAGACGAAACTCATCCCGAATTAAATCAGTATAATAGTTTCGTACAGGATTTCCTTCCCCTGACCAACTTGGCTATGGATATCGACAGTGATATGAACACTTTGCTGGATAATTGGTGTAGTTCGATCAGCAGATTAATCTCTTTATTTACCAGTGGTGGTGGCCATTCAAGAGAAATCATTTGTCATGGCTTCATTAATATCCAAAACGGTAAGCTAGTAAGAGATTTGACCAAAGACGGAAACACCTCAGAGGAAAGCGTTATAATATCAGGCATCATTGATCACCTGACTTTTAGAAACAAGCGTAATCATCAAGTGCAGAAACGTACAACAGGTCTCGACCGGGAAAATCAAAGTTGGGATAGCATCCTTGCTAAATTACTATCAGACCTACCAACCttgaaatcaaacaatGAAATTGTCATCTCTGATATCAAGACCAGGTCAGTACCGAAAATGCCTTCCATTGAGTCGGTCGTACAATCGTCTAAATTACAGACAATGTATTATaagtattttctttcccatTTAAGCCAAGATATGACCCAAACCTATCATAGCTTTTTAATCAATGCCCAGAGAAGAGGGCTCGATGTTGACGCGCCTATAGATTCTACGAAGATTCTAACTTTCATATTGACAAACCCGCTTTTCGCTAATGACATGGATCACCTCCTGGATGGAAAACCGATACACTTTGCCCCATTTGATAACGACACCAAAAAACCTAGTACATTCGATATGACGGCATTTAATAATTTGCTCGATCAAGGTTCCACATCCTTTACCATACCAACAGAACAAGAGGAAGACGATTTGGAACCAACAAAATGCATATCTTTACAAGACTATAAACGTTTTTATACAAAATGGAAGACCCCAATAACtctaaaatattttgcCGCAAGACTGTCACAGATTTATTATATTGTCGGAAATCTCGTTTCCAATGACCTGATGATAGAATACTATTATCATAATGATAACTTCCATAATACCATATTCCCGTATGATCCAgtgaaattggaaaaacACGCTCATGATGTAGCAATGGTTTGGTTCGGTCACAGAGATATGAATCCAATTGAACCTGttcagaaaaaattcaatctATACTGTAAATATTGCGACTACAAACACGTCTGTTCTTGGAAGAATAAAAACGAGCTAAAACTGGCTGATTTGGGcaaagaattacaaaaaatcattctCGATTCAAACCAACATTAA
- the ARL1 gene encoding Arf family GTPase ARL1 translates to MGNIFSSMFDKLWGSNKELRILILGLDGAGKTTILYRLQIGEVVTTKPTIGFNVETLSYKNLKLNVWDLGGQTSIRPYWRCYYADTAAVIFVVDSTDKDRMSTASKELHLMLQEEELQDAALLVFANKQDQPGALSASEVSKELNLVELKDRSWSIVASSAIKGEGITEGLDWLVDVIKEEQL, encoded by the coding sequence ATGGGTAACATTTTCAGCTCAATGTTCGACAAGCTATGGGGCTCGAACAAAGAATTACGTATACTGATTTTGGGTTTGGATGGTGCCGGTAAAACCACCATCTTATATCGTTTACAAATCGGTGAAGTGGTCACCACGAAACCAACCATTGGCTTCAATGTGGAGACACTAAGCtacaaaaatttgaaattgaatgTTTGGGATCTTGGTGGCCAAACCAGTATTCGGCCCTATTGGAGGTGCTACTATGCAGATACTGCCGCAGTCATATTTGTGGTTGATTCGACTGATAAAGATCGTATGTCCACAGCCTCTAAAGAGTTGCATTTGATgttacaagaagaagaattacAAGATGCTGCGCTGTTAGTCTTCGCCAATAAACAAGATCAACCTGGCGCATTGAGCGCAAGCGAAGTGTCTAAAGAGTTGAATCTGGTAGAATTGAAAGATCGAAGTTGGTCTATTGTAGCTTCAAGTGCCATAAAGGGTGAAGGTATTACAGAAGGTTTAGATTGGTTGGTTGATGTTATYAAAGAGGAACAGTTATAA
- the UBS1 gene encoding Ubs1p encodes MAYSLTRKLLKDWKYLMRHPEKTLGLFHVRPHDSDLHLWHVLFCEPRTSLEMYLLLYIAGDDQDPYIIMKCLSPNSRFPINRTVSMTHLNYLLLRELGFQDLLSHIWQPFFHIQPIDDFQFSPSMVKFNKAWNRIIYKDFKSYFPELIGTLQPGDYAIVKSYTKNHNISNCNSNTVNEFISFYNAQNHNSHCQDKKSFSSNSINSSGISSTFNNNSNNKKTHTYKAIDFMGRNLLACDDDSIHAVISPKRSRSSLSSDGMSDNSNNGHCTKRKRV; translated from the coding sequence ATGGCTTACTCATTAACCAGAAAATTGCTTAAGGATTGGAAATATTTGATGCGCCATCCTGAAAAGACTCTGGGCCTATTTCATGTAAGACCACATGATTCGGACTTACACCTTTGGCATGTGTTATTTTGTGAGCCCAGGACTAGTTTGGAGATGTACCTGTTGCTTTATATTGCTGGTGATGACCAGGATCCGTATATAATCATGAAATGTTTGTCTCCAAATTCTCGTTTCCCCATTAACAGGACCGTTTCGATGACACATTTGAATTATCTGTTGTTAAGAGAGTTGGGGTTTCAAGATTTACTTTCCCATATATGGCAACCCTTTTTTCACATTCAACCAATAGACGATTTTCAATTCTCCCCCTCAATGGTAAAATTCAACAAGGCATGGAATAgaattatatataaagacTTCAAGTCTTATTTCCCAGAGCTAATAGGCACCTTACAACCAGGTGACTATGCTATAGTTAAGAGCTACACTAAAAATCATAATATCAGTAATTGCAATAGTAACACTGTTAATGAGTTCATATCATTTTATAACGCTCAAAATCACAATTCCCACTGTCAGGACAAGAAAAGCTTTAGCAGTAACAGCATAAATAGTAGCGGCATATCATCTACtttcaacaacaatagcaataacaagaaaacacaTACCTACAAAGCGATCGATTTCATGGGCAGGAATCTACTTGCATGTGATGACGACAGTATACACGCAGTAATAAGTCccaaaagatcaagatcGTCGTTATCCTCGGATGGAATGAGTgataatagtaacaatGGGCATTGCacgaagaggaaaagagTCTAA
- the TYR1 gene encoding prephenate dehydrogenase (NADP(+)): MVSIEIVQQWKATKYIGIIGLGDMGLLYANKFSDAGWKVICCDREDFYEDLKEKYASAKFEVVQNGHLVSRRSDYIIYSVEASNINKIVEMYGPSSKIGAIVGGQTSCKLPEIKAFEQHLPKDCDIITVHSLHGPKVNTEGQPLVIINHRSQHPESFDFVNSVMSCLKSKRVYLTYEEHDKITADTQAVTHAAFLSMGSAWAKVKVYPWTLGVNKWYGGLENVKVNISLRIYSNKWHVYAGLAITNPSAHQQILQYATSSTELFTLMLDNKKQELTERLLQARKFVFGKHTGLLLLDDTLLEKYSLSKNTVNDDTDSKPLPNSHLSLLAIVDSWYQLGINPYEHMICSTPLFRIFLGVSEYLFLTPGLLEQTIDAAIHDQSFRKDDLEFVISAREWSSIVSFSNFELYKKQFQAVQEFFEPMLPEANLIGNEMIKTILSHSKEPLTGKY, encoded by the coding sequence ATGGTATCTATAGAGATAGTTCAGCAATGGAAGGCCACCAAATATATTGGTATAATTGGGCTAGGTGACATGGGCTTATTATATGCCAATAAGTTTTCAGATGCTGGATGGAAAGTCATCTGTTGTGACAGAGAAGATTTTTATGAGgatttaaaagaaaaatatgcaTCTGCCAAATTTGAGGTTGTTCAAAATGGGCATTTGGTATCCAGAAGAAGTGATTACATCATTTATAGTGTTGAAGCATCCAATATTAATAAAATTGTCGAAATGTATGGACCATCCTCGAAAATTGGTGCAATTGTGGGAGGCCAAACAAGCTGTAAGCTGCCTGAGATCAAAGCTTTTGAACAGCATTTACCCAAGGATTGTGACATTATTACCGTGCATTCTCTTCACGGTCCTAAAGTTAATACGGAAGGTCAACCTCTAGTCATTATAAACCACAGATCACAACACCCTGAGTCTTTTGACTTTGTTAATTCTGTTATGTCATGTTTGAAGAGTAAGCGGGTTTACTTGACATACGAAGAACACGATAAAATTACCGCTGATACACAAGCTGTGACGCATGCTGCATTTTTAAGTATGGGATCTGCATGGGCCAAAGTAAAGGTTTACCCTTGGACTTTAGGTGTGAACAAATGGTACGGTGGCCTGGAAAATGTTAAAGTTAATATTTCTTTAAGAATTTACTCCAATAAGTGGCATGTTTACGCAGGACTGGCCATAACGAATCCAAGTGCGCATCAACAAATCCTTCAATATGCCACAAGTTCAACGGAACTTTTTACTTTAATGcttgataataaaaaacaagaacttACTGAAAGGTTACTACAGGCTAGAAAGTTTGTGTTCGGAAAACACACTGGCCTCTTGTTATTGGATGATACACTTTTAGAGAAATATTCGCTATCGAAAAACACTGTTAATGACGACACTGATTCCAAGCCATTGCCAAATTCTCATTTATCGCTGTTAGCGATTGTCGACTCGTGGTATCAACTTGGTATTAATCCATATGAACATATGATTTGTTCCACGCCTCTATTCAGAATTTTCTTAGGTGTGTCGGAGTACCTTTTCCTAACACCTGGTCTGTTAGAACAGACAATCGATGCAGCTATTCATGATCAATCGTTCAGAAAAGATGATTTAGAATTTGTTATTTCAGCTAGGGAATGGAGTTCAATTGTGtccttttctaattttgaGTTATACAAGAAACAATTTCAAGCTGTACAAGAATTCTTTGAGCCAATGCTTCCAGAGGCTAACCTTATTGGCAATGAAATGATAAAGACTATTCTAAGCCATTCTAAAGAACCTTTAACGGGTAAATATTAA
- the POP7 gene encoding ribonuclease P/MRP protein subunit POP7 yields the protein MATKESTNGRTSKRVRKHPSLKTLTHKQIHTTIFVKSTTPYVSALKRINKFLDSAHKHGSSYVVVLGMGKAVEKTLALGCHFQDQKNKKIEVFTKSIEVLDEVIVEQQEGIEIESDVDDEDKETQLKKRIVSGIELRIYV from the coding sequence ATGGCAACTAAAGAGAGCACCAACGGTCGTACGTCTAAGCGAGTAAGAAAGCACCCATCGTTGAAGACTTTAACACATAAGCAAATACACACAACAATCTTCGTTAAGTCGACAACACCATATGTAAGTGCACTGAAAAGGATTAACAAGTTTCTCGATAGTGCCCATAAACATGGATCATCTTATGTGGTAGTTTTGGGCATGGGCAAAGCTGTGGAAAAGACGCTGGCATTGGGCTGCCACTTCCAAGATCAgaagaataagaaaataGAAGTTTTCACCAAAAGCATAGAAGTCCTGGACGAAGTAATAGTAGAGCAGCAAGAAGGTATCGAAATTGAGAGCGATGTcgacgatgaagataaagaaacccaattgaagaaaagaattgtAAGCGGCATAGAGTTGCGTATTTATGTATAG
- the PEX32 gene encoding Pex32p — MDTNSKASVLSENKKFKARFIHNHGQKPSFIQITPPMISSVLFHAYPLLIIIDNALANIMWLSDDKCLPFIYLTSIWLIISSFIPTEINASQVSPFNKLLSLWLGFISGIFLFLSFMYYVISLVTSLKEAEPPTLDEIVVLLESVLGKLEVLRDELNVWKKLKTSFNGVNKKCSDKRLFLRLFLFGTIFQTIIIRYISVGAYVRFFIISALVYHSTSFQATLRLFWRFTLVRNFYHMGIKNFKISNWLSNCLRMYQIIILTENSSIIVPLEEFLPILLQNKKDEDHIKILQLLNEQKNFEDRGLKILEIEVHENQRKWRRNKHWSTLLLPYERQNFSIEIKNADGSSTMRSCLSTHDLDKEELPNDWHWINNDWDGADWVYSDSSWKETGRYDSLESFTRSRRWRRRLFHL, encoded by the coding sequence ATGGACACAAATTCTAAAGCCAGTGTTCTcagtgaaaacaaaaaatttaagGCAAGGTTTATTCATAACCATGGTCAGAAGCCCtcttttattcaaattacTCCTCCGATGATATCTAGTGTTCTCTTTCACGCATATCCACTATTGATAATAATTGATAATGCACTTGCCAATATAATGTGGTTATCTGACGATAAATGTTTGCCATTTATATACTTGACGAGCATATGGCTAATCATAAGTTCGTTCATCCCGACCGAAATAAATGCTAGTCAAGTTTCACCGTTTAATAAACTCTTGAGTTTATGGTTAGGTTTTATAAGTGGAATCTTCCTGTTTCTGTCATTCATGTATTATGTTATTTCATTGGTGACTTCTTTAAAAGAAGCAGAACCTCCTACATTGGATGAAATCGTTGTGTTACTAGAGTCTGTACTGGGCAAACTAGAAGTACTAAGAGATGAGCTGAACGTTTggaagaaactaaaaacTTCATTTAATGGCGTCAATAAAAAGTGCTCTGATAAGAGGCTGTTTTTGAGGTTATTCCTATTTGGTACAATCTTTCAAACTATCATCATAAGATACATATCGGTGGGGGCTTATGttagattttttattatcagTGCTCTGGTATACCATTCCACTAGCTTTCAAGCTACTTTAAGGCTATTCTGGAGATTTACCCTAGTTCGAAATTTCTATCACATGGGAATTAAGAATTTTAAAATCTCAAACTGGTTATCAAATTGTTTGAGGATGTATCAAATCATCATTTTAACTGAAAACTCTTCTATTATAGTACCTttggaagaatttttgCCGATACTACTacaaaacaagaaagatgaGGATCACATTAAAATTTTACAACTACTaaatgaacaaaagaaCTTTGAAGACCGTGGGCTCAAAATATTAGAAATTGAAGTACACGAAAACCAAAGGAAATGGCGTCGAAATAAACATTGGAGTACATTATTACTGCCCTATGAAAGacaaaacttttcaatagaaatcaaaaatgctGATGGGTCATCAACTATGAGAAGCTGTCTATCAACGCATGACCTTGACAAAGAGGAACTGCCCAATGATTGGCATTGGATTAATAATGACTGGGATGGGGCCGATTGGGTATACTCGGATTcatcttggaaagaaaCTGGAAGATACGattctttggaaagtttCACGAGGTCAAGGAGATGGAGAAGACGCCTCTTTCATTTGTAA
- the SSE2 gene encoding adenyl-nucleotide exchange factor SSE2, whose protein sequence is MSTPFGLDLGNNNSVLAVARNRGIDIVVNEVSNRSTPSLVGFGPRNRYLGESGKTKQTSNVKNTVENLKRIIGLNFRDPEFDIENNFFTSKLVELKNGKVGAEVKFGGKTHTFSATQLTAMLIDKVKHTVQQETKSTITDVCLAVPVWYSEEQRYNIADAARIAGLNPLRIVNDVTAAAVSYGVFKNDLPGPEEKPRIVGLVDIGHSTYTCSILAFRKGELKVLGTAYDKHFGGRDFDRAITEHFADEFKAKYKIDIRQNPKAYNRILNAAEKLKKVLSANTNAPFSVESVMDDIDVSSQLTREELEELVKPLLERVTDPISKALSQAKLTVNDVDFVEIIGGTTRIPVLKRSISDAFGKPLSSTLNQDEAVAKGAAFICAIHSPTLRVRPFKFIDLDPYSVSYIWDKQAEDEDHLEVFPANSPYPSTKLITLYRTGDFRMEARYTDPSKLPKGTPVTIAKWKFTGVNVPEGQDSVPVKVKLRCDPSGLHIIESAYTLEEITVQEPVPLPEDAPEDAEPVFKEVTKTVKKDTLGMTVETFGLNPVELNNLIEKENELTNQDKLVAETEDRKNALEEYIYTLRAKLDDEYSDFASDAEKKKLKNALATTEDWLYDDGEDSTKAKYIAKYEELASLGNVIRGRYLAKEEEKRQALRANQETSKMSDIAEKLAAQRKAQAGSGDDGENIDENMDLD, encoded by the coding sequence ATGAGTACACCATTTGGTTTGGATTTAGGTAACAATAACTCGGTCCTAGCAGTTGCTAGAAATAGAGGCATAGATATTGTTGTCAATGAGGTGTCTAATAGGTCTACCCCATCCTTGGTTGGTTTTGGTCCGAGGAATAGATATTTGGGTGAATCCGGTAAGACAAAGCAGACATCAAACGTTAAAAATACCGtggaaaacttgaaaagaatCATTGGACTGAATTTCAGGGATCCTGAATTCGATATTgagaataatttttttacatcGAAGTTAGTagaactgaaaaatggcaaagTTGGCGCCGAAGTCAAGTTCGGCGGTAAAACACACACATTTTCGGCTACTCAACTGACTGCTATGCTCATTGACAAAGTTAAACATACCGTCCAACAGgaaacaaaatcaacgaTCACTGATGTCTGTCTTGCTGTCCCTGTATGGTATTCTGAAGAACAGCGTTATAATATAGCTGATGCCGCTAGAATTGCAGGTTTGAATCCCTTAAGGATTGTTAACGATGTCACTGCCGCTGCCGTATCATACGGTGTGTTTAAGAATGATCTACCGGGCCCTGAGGAAAAACCAAGAATTGTTGGTTTGGTGGACATTGGGCACTCTACCTATACTTGCTCCATTCTGGCTTTCCGCAAAGGTGAATTAAAAGTACTAGGTACCGCTTACGACAAACACTTTGGTGGTAGAGATTTTGATCGTGCAATCACGGAACATTTCGCTGATGAGTTTAAAGCCAAATACAAGATTGATATTAGACAAAATCCGAAGGCTTACAATAGAATCTTAAATGCTGCcgaaaaattgaagaaggtaCTCTCTGCTAACACCAATGCCCCCTTTTCAGTCGAATCTGTTATGGATGATATTGACGTTTCCTCGCAGCTGACTCGCGAAGAATTAGAGGAGTTAGTAAAACCTTTATTAGAACGCGTGACAGATCCAATATCTAAAGCCTTGTCCCAAGCTAAATTGACTGTTAACgatgttgattttgttgaaataaTTGGCGGTACAACCCGTATTCCGGTTCTGAAACGATCGATTTCTGATGCCTTTGGTAAACCATTGTCTTCCACTTTGAATCAAGATGAAGCGGTCGCTAAAGGTGCGGCCTTCATATGTGCCATTCATTCTCCGACTTTGAGAGTTAGGCCGTTCAAGTTCATAGACCTTGATCCGTATTCAGTGTCATACATTTGGGATAAACAAGCTGAAGACGAGGATCACTTGGAAGTTTTCCCAGCTAATTCTCCATACCCATCAACAAAGTTGATTACTTTGTACCGTACAGGCGATTTCCGCATGGAAGCCAGATATACAGACCCTTCAAAACTACCAAAAGGAACTCCTGTAACTATTGCCAAATGGAAATTTACTGGAGTTAATGTTCCTGAAGGTCAAGATTCTGTTCCCGTTAAGGTAAAGCTAAGATGTGATCCATCCGGCTTGCatattattgaaagtgCTTATACTTTAGAAGAAATTACAGTTCAAGAGCCAGTACCTTTACCAGAAGATGCTCCAGAAGATGCTGAACCTGTGTTTAAGGAGGTCACTAAAACAGTCAAGAAGGATACACTGGGTATGACAGTGGAAACGTTTGGCTTGAATCCGGTTGAACTGAACAATCTAatcgaaaaagaaaatgaacttACAAACCAAGATAAACTAGTTGCAGAAACTGAGGATCGTAAAAATGCCCTTGAAGAGTATATTTACACTCTTCGTGCTAAACTTGATGATGAGTATTCTGATTTTGCATCCGATgcagagaagaaaaaattgaaaaatgcgCTAGCTACGACTGAAGATTGGTTATATGACGACGGTGAAGATTCTACCAAGGCAAAATACATCGCCAAATATGAAGAACTGGCTTCGTTGGGTAACGTTATTAGAGGAAGATATTTAGCaaaggaggaagaaaaaagacagGCGTTGAGAGCAAATCAAGAAACCTCGAAGATGAGTGATAttgctgaaaaattggcGGCTCAAAGAAAGGCGCAAGCCGGAAGTGGCGATGATGGCGAAAACATTGACGAAAACATGGATCTTGATTAA
- the NPL4 gene encoding nuclear protein localization protein 4, translating to MLIRFRSKNGIHRVSCEDSELFGAVIKRLLGNLDANADANTFTVSEKPGQDVHTVSELANRTVADLGLKHGDMLIFSYSNQPNTETIDTSVGTGSVDIGVKNGRQKSLGPLKIKELDVDEELEKEKGLIPRQKSKFCKHGDRGMCEYCSPLPPWDKEYHEANKIKHISFHSYLKKLNENANKKENGSSYIAPLSEPDFRINKHCNNGHEPWPRGICSKCQPSAITLQQQEFRMVDHVEFQKSELINEFIQAWRCTGMQRFGYMYGSYAKYDNTPLGIKAVVEAIYEPPQHDEQDGLTMDVEQVKEEMLQIDLQAQEMGLSRIGLIFTDLSDAGAGDGSVYCKRHKDSFFLSSIEVIMAAGHQTRYPNVSKFSEQGIFSSKFVTCVISGNLEGEIDISSYQVSTDAEALVTADMISGSTYPSMAYINDTTDERYVPEIFYMKSNEYGITVKENAKPAFPVDYLLVTLTHGFPKNNTDTNPKFATSTEFPWANRQALGQSQDYQELKKYLFQVASSGDFNLLHEKISNFHLLIYINTLQVLSPEEWKLLIESAIRTEWEEPLLKLVSSAGWQTLVMILQESG from the coding sequence ATGCTTATCAGATTCAGATCGAAAAACGGCATTCATAGAGTCTCCTGCGAAGATAGCGAGCTTTTTGGAGCAGTAATTAAAAGATTGTTGGGTAATCTGGATGCCAATGCCGATGCCAATACATTTACTGTTAGTGAGAAGCCTGGGCAGGATGTCCATACTGTTTCTGAACTGGCTAATCGAACAGTGGCAGATCTAGGGCTGAAGCATGGTGACATGCTGATATTTAGTTATTCGAATCAGCCCAACACCGAGACAATTGACACCAGCGTCGGAACTGGATCCGTAGACATTGGTGTTAAGAACGGTCGTCAGAAAAGTTTGGGCCCGttgaaaatcaaagaacTTGATGTTGACGAGGAActagagaaagagaaagggTTAATACCTCGccaaaaatcaaaattttgtaaGCATGGTGATAGAGGTATGTGCGAATATTGCTCGCCTTTACCTCCTTGGGACAAAGAATATCACGAGGCaaataaaatcaaacatatttcttttcattcttatttgaaaaaattgaatgagAATGCCAATAAGAAGGAAAACGGTAGCTCTTACATTGCGCCGCTCTCAGAACCTGACTTTAGGATTAACAAGCATTGTAATAATGGACATGAACCATGGCCTCGAGGAATTTGCTCTAAATGTCAACCATCGGCAATTACTTTACAACAGCAAGAATTTAGAATGGTGGATCACGTCGAATTCCAGAAAAGTGAATTAATTAATGAGTTTATTCAAGCGTGGCGGTGTACAGGTATGCAGAGATTTGGCTATATGTATGGCTCTTATGCTAAATACGATAATACGCCCTTGGGGATAAAGGCCGTTGTGGAAGCAATATACGAACCACCTCAACATGATGAACAAGACGGGTTGACCATGGATGTTGAACAAGTCAAGGAGGAGATGCTACAGATCGATCTACAGGCTCAAGAAATGGGGCTTTCACGTATTGGGTTAATATTTACAGATTTGTCTGATGCAGGAGCTGGAGATGGGTCCGTCTACTGTAAAAGACACAAAGattcatttttcctttcatcAATAGAAGTTATCATGGCTGCTGGACACCAAACCAGATATCCTAATGTGAGCAAGTTTAGTGAACAAggaatattttcttctaaaTTTGTCACCTGTGTCATATCAGGAAATTTGGAAGGGGAAATTGATATATCGAGTTACCAAGTATCCACTGATGCTGAAGCATTAGTCACGGCAGACATGATAAGTGGATCCACGTACCCTTCAATGGCATATATCAATGACACCACCGATGAAAGATATGTACCTGAAATATTTTACATGAAATCCAATGAATATGGTATAACAGTAAAGGAGAATGCCAAACCTGCATTCCCTGTGGACTATCTTTTAGTAACGTTGACTCATGGGTTTCCTAAAAATAACACGGATACCAATCCAAAATTCGCTACATCGACTGAGTTTCCGTGGGCCAACAGACAAGCTCTGGGGCAATCTCAAGATTATcaagaactgaaaaaatatttgttcCAGGTGGCTTCAAGTGGAGATTTCAATCTCTTACACGAGAAAATCTCGAATTTTCACTTGttgatatatataaatactTTGCAGGTACTTTCACCCGAGGAATGGAAATTACTGATAGAGTCTGCTATAAGAACTGAATGGGAAGAGCCCCTATTGAAACTTGTCTCCTCAGCTGGTTGGCAAACACTAGTCATGATCCTTCAAGAAAGTGGTTAA
- the SEC66 gene encoding Sec63 complex subunit SEC66 codes for MSEFNETKFSSNGTFTENEEPIVETKVISVYTPLIYVFILVVSLVMFASNYRKKQAKKISEQPSIFDENDAHDLFFQIKEMSENEKVHEKVLKAALLNRGAESVRRSLKLKELAPQINLLYKNGSIGEDYWKRFETEVKLIELEFKDTLQEAERLQPGWAQLFVMVCKEICFNQALSRRYRSILKRKEVCIEEWELKINDDGRLVE; via the coding sequence ATGTCCGAATTCAATGAAACGAAATTCTCTAGCAATGGGACTTTTACTGAAAACGAAGAACCAATTGTAGAGACGAAAGTAATCTCCGTTTATACCCCACTCATATATGTCTTCATTCTGGTAGTGTCCCTTGTTATGTTCGCTTCAAACTACAGAAAGAAGCAGGCTAAAAAAATCAGCGAACAGCCATCCatatttgatgaaaacgatGCTCACGACCtgtttttccaaataaaggaaatgaGCGAAAATGAGAAAGTTCACGAGAAGGTCTTGAAAGCCGCCTTGTTAAACAGAGGCGCAGAATCTGTCAGACGATCATTAAAGTTAAAAGAGCTGGCCCCTCAGATTAATCTCTTATACAAGAATGGCTCCATTGGAGAAGATTATTGGAAGAGATTTGAAACTGAAGTTAAACTAATAGAATTGGAATTTAAAGATACCTTACAAGAAGCTGAGAGACTACAACCGGGTTGGGCTCAATTGTTTGTCATGGTCTGTAAAGAAATTTGCTTTAACCAGGCCCTATCTAGGCGTTACCGATCAATTTTGAAACGTAAAGAAGTATGTATTGAAGAATGGGAATTGAAAATTAACGATGATGGAAGATTAGTCGAATAG